A single genomic interval of Halobacillus halophilus DSM 2266 harbors:
- a CDS encoding cupin domain-containing protein: MYYVPYNYSYQYPYYAMPSPMNSNERHSNDWFFPNQVKPINPFNSMPANTGRNILLKDYGPNPFVVNINETTKQNDTYRTAIWTGSHLQVTLMSINVGEDIGLEVHPDVDQFLRIEQGQGFVQMGQSKDDLNFERNAFDDSAIMIPAGTWHNVTNTGNIPLKLYSIYAPPNHPFGTVHETKAEAMTGERDHRDSDENNLVFGRTPDEWVQYTEYLVNEGLEDVKRGINALHILQEFILMGVLVGKGDSPERAYERVEEWERTGQSKLLQQSKNM, from the coding sequence ATGTACTATGTTCCGTATAATTATTCTTATCAGTACCCTTATTATGCGATGCCTTCCCCAATGAACTCCAATGAAAGGCATTCCAATGATTGGTTTTTTCCTAATCAGGTTAAGCCTATAAACCCATTTAACTCTATGCCTGCTAACACCGGTAGGAATATCCTGTTAAAAGATTATGGCCCAAACCCATTTGTCGTAAATATCAATGAAACAACGAAGCAAAATGATACGTATCGCACTGCTATATGGACAGGATCGCATTTACAAGTTACTTTAATGAGTATCAATGTAGGCGAGGATATCGGTTTGGAAGTGCACCCTGATGTTGATCAATTCTTACGTATTGAACAAGGGCAAGGATTTGTTCAAATGGGCCAGAGTAAAGATGATTTGAATTTTGAAAGAAATGCATTTGATGATTCTGCAATAATGATACCTGCTGGAACATGGCATAATGTAACCAATACCGGCAATATTCCACTAAAACTTTACTCAATATATGCCCCTCCTAACCATCCATTTGGAACGGTTCATGAAACCAAAGCAGAGGCAATGACTGGTGAAAGAGACCACAGGGACAGTGATGAAAATAATCTTGTTTTTGGAAGGACTCCAGATGAATGGGTGCAGTACACGGAATATTTAGTAAATGAAGGATTAGAAGATGTTAAAAGAGGAATAAATGCTTTACACATCCTTCAAGAATTTATTCTAATGGGAGTCCTTGTAGGAAAAGGGGATTCTCCTGAGAGAGCGTATGAAAGAGTAGAAGAATGGGAACGTACAGGACAATCCAAGCTCCTTCAGCAAAGCAAAAATATGTAA
- a CDS encoding YjzC family protein, with the protein MADRFKTGEKAPEKGTYEFDGLVNEGNENDVTEDEKHIELSNGDTFPPTRSNKDAAYWKKSS; encoded by the coding sequence ATGGCAGATCGTTTCAAAACTGGAGAAAAAGCACCTGAAAAAGGTACGTATGAATTTGATGGATTGGTAAATGAAGGAAATGAGAATGACGTAACGGAAGATGAAAAACATATTGAACTGAGTAACGGAGACACTTTTCCTCCAACTCGTTCTAATAAGGATGCCGCTTATTGGAAGAAGTCCAGCTAA
- a CDS encoding metallophosphoesterase, whose protein sequence is MGRKIKKASVLGGVFICMAAIVKVMYDTNVFKRKEIHLAHKKIPEGSRFKILQMSDLHNKVFGRSNKKLLQTIEEAEADMVMITGDLIDRNTKQWAQVFSLIERIVSVYRHVFFVTGNHEWDHPLTHPFLEGLRERRVTVLRNEHASLQINDSLGINVVGIDDVNTNRENVGQAFDGIDQQLYTILLSHSPDFVNEYKDKPADLILSGHTHGGKVKIPFVGSLVAPGQGLLPEYDQGMYRIGYDQLLYVDRGLGTSVVHVRFLNQSQISLLEVTHKD, encoded by the coding sequence ATGGGACGCAAGATTAAAAAGGCAAGCGTGCTCGGCGGAGTATTCATATGCATGGCAGCCATTGTAAAAGTTATGTATGACACGAATGTATTCAAACGAAAAGAGATCCATCTTGCTCATAAAAAAATACCGGAAGGCAGTCGGTTCAAAATATTGCAAATGAGTGACTTACATAATAAAGTGTTTGGAAGAAGCAATAAAAAGCTCCTTCAGACTATTGAAGAAGCAGAGGCTGATATGGTGATGATCACCGGCGATCTGATAGACCGGAATACGAAACAATGGGCTCAGGTCTTTTCTTTGATAGAGCGTATTGTCAGTGTGTACCGACATGTTTTTTTCGTTACCGGCAATCATGAGTGGGATCATCCTTTAACCCATCCTTTTTTGGAGGGGCTGAGAGAAAGACGTGTCACAGTTTTAAGAAATGAACATGCGTCTCTTCAAATAAACGATAGCCTTGGAATTAATGTTGTAGGAATCGATGATGTTAATACCAATCGGGAGAACGTGGGACAAGCCTTCGATGGGATCGATCAGCAGCTTTATACGATCCTGCTCTCTCACTCTCCCGATTTTGTGAACGAATATAAAGATAAACCGGCTGACTTAATACTGAGCGGCCACACTCACGGTGGAAAAGTGAAAATTCCGTTTGTTGGATCGCTAGTAGCACCGGGACAGGGGTTATTGCCAGAGTATGATCAGGGCATGTACCGGATTGGTTATGACCAGCTTCTTTATGTAGACAGAGGTCTCGGAACAAGTGTGGTGCACGTGCGTTTTTTAAATCAGAGTCAGATAAGTTTATTGGAGGTTACTCATAAAGACTGA
- a CDS encoding RDD family protein, with translation MGFNLDRADFGMRLIAEILDVMIILVPIAIIMYLSMGTLSLNATQGVMGNSLYIVYSMIVPVIWRGYNVGKRLVNIKIKKSNGKGLTLLDMFLREFIGKFFLAYVTVSLSTIISALMIMFRKDKRAIHDFLAGTYVSNES, from the coding sequence ATGGGATTCAATCTAGATAGAGCCGATTTCGGGATGAGATTAATCGCTGAGATTTTAGATGTCATGATCATTTTAGTTCCAATTGCAATCATCATGTATTTGTCTATGGGCACCCTCTCTTTAAATGCGACCCAAGGTGTTATGGGGAACAGTTTGTATATTGTCTATTCAATGATCGTTCCAGTAATTTGGAGAGGATACAACGTGGGAAAACGGCTCGTAAATATAAAGATAAAGAAATCGAATGGAAAAGGGTTAACTCTTCTTGATATGTTTTTACGGGAATTTATCGGGAAGTTTTTTTTAGCTTATGTAACGGTAAGTTTATCCACGATTATCAGCGCACTAATGATTATGTTTCGTAAAGATAAGAGAGCCATTCATGATTTTCTAGCTGGAACTTATGTATCAAATGAATCATGA
- the purT gene encoding formate-dependent phosphoribosylglycinamide formyltransferase produces the protein MYGAPNHHNSKKMLMLGSGELGKEVVMEAQRIGIETIAVDRYEGAPAMQVAHRFEVIDMLDGNELRSVVEKEQPDYIVPEIEAIATDTLLKLEKEGYNVIPTAYATQLTMDREGIRRLASEKLGLPTAKYEFANSLEELKEAVQTIGLPCVIKPIMSSSGKGQSLCRTEGEIEDSWEEALGSGRGNSTRVIVEEFIHFDSEITLLTVQAATGTYFCPPIGHRQEGGDYIQSWQPHTMSEENVRQAEAISKKITDEIGGYGVFGVELFITSKGVYFSEVSPRPHDTGMVTMVTQQLSEFALHVRAILGLPIEDIQLVSPGSSHAVKSSIESSDYIVSGLEKALAVPHTQVRLFGKPSATIGRRMAVVLGTGDTADAACKQAETAASYLDVVTSNDTES, from the coding sequence ATGTATGGAGCACCGAACCACCATAATTCGAAAAAGATGCTGATGCTTGGATCAGGAGAACTAGGAAAAGAAGTAGTCATGGAAGCGCAGCGGATAGGAATCGAAACCATTGCCGTGGATCGATACGAAGGGGCACCTGCTATGCAGGTGGCTCATCGGTTTGAGGTCATTGATATGCTTGATGGGAATGAGCTTCGCAGCGTGGTGGAAAAGGAACAGCCGGATTATATTGTTCCTGAAATCGAAGCAATTGCGACCGATACGCTACTAAAGCTTGAGAAAGAAGGCTATAACGTTATCCCAACGGCTTACGCCACCCAGTTAACGATGGACAGGGAAGGGATCAGAAGGCTTGCCAGCGAGAAATTAGGTTTGCCCACCGCAAAATATGAGTTTGCTAATTCATTAGAAGAGCTGAAAGAAGCGGTCCAAACCATTGGGCTGCCCTGCGTCATTAAGCCGATTATGAGTTCTTCAGGAAAAGGGCAGAGTCTCTGCCGCACAGAAGGTGAGATTGAAGATTCCTGGGAAGAGGCACTTGGCAGCGGCCGGGGAAATAGCACGCGGGTCATTGTTGAAGAATTTATTCATTTTGACTCCGAGATTACACTCCTAACGGTTCAAGCGGCCACTGGTACATACTTTTGCCCGCCGATCGGTCATCGGCAGGAGGGCGGAGATTACATTCAGTCTTGGCAGCCGCATACGATGAGTGAAGAAAACGTCAGGCAGGCGGAAGCTATTTCGAAAAAGATCACAGATGAAATCGGTGGGTACGGGGTGTTCGGAGTGGAACTGTTTATTACGTCCAAAGGGGTGTACTTCAGTGAAGTCTCTCCGCGTCCGCATGATACAGGAATGGTGACTATGGTTACCCAGCAACTATCTGAATTCGCCCTTCATGTGCGGGCCATTCTCGGGCTGCCGATTGAGGATATTCAACTGGTTTCACCAGGATCGAGTCATGCCGTAAAATCGTCGATTGAAAGCAGCGATTATATCGTTTCCGGTCTGGAAAAAGCGTTAGCTGTGCCCCATACGCAGGTGAGGTTATTCGGAAAACCATCCGCTACCATCGGACGCCGCATGGCTGTTGTTCTCGGTACCGGTGATACTGCGGATGCTGCCTGTAAACAGGCTGAAACAGCTGCATCTTATCTGGACGTGGTTACGAGTAACGATACGGAATCCTAA
- a CDS encoding helix-turn-helix domain-containing protein — translation MNIHDISKLQSFPSKKELDVRVRSFLYQHKAALSPASLEILTFIWRHSVKYPGVSFAKIETIEKATKRSRRTIVRAINTLEQTGLLTRVPMIRPNGKRGVNILVINPAEENPLPEKKDIASEKTAERVEKPEQTETPKPVKQGSSAAKPAIDPDYLPTYIPKAFIQLSQSFLNVKDILGAWKRVHYAYQQTQLSYPVDHYITIITQTFKQAIFAKQNGSIKKTFLGYFYGGILAAFQQTVRKEVMDDPANLYYDWLNT, via the coding sequence ATGAATATCCATGACATAAGCAAACTTCAATCCTTCCCGAGTAAAAAAGAATTAGATGTACGAGTACGTTCTTTTCTATACCAGCATAAAGCCGCCCTCTCTCCAGCTTCCCTTGAAATATTAACGTTTATTTGGCGACATTCCGTTAAATATCCTGGTGTTTCTTTTGCTAAAATCGAAACCATTGAAAAAGCTACCAAGCGCAGCCGTAGAACAATCGTGCGAGCGATCAACACCCTGGAGCAAACAGGTTTGCTTACGCGCGTTCCAATGATTCGTCCGAACGGAAAGCGCGGAGTTAACATTCTCGTGATCAATCCAGCTGAGGAAAATCCTCTTCCTGAGAAAAAAGATATTGCTAGTGAGAAGACAGCTGAAAGAGTCGAGAAACCTGAACAAACCGAAACCCCAAAACCGGTCAAGCAAGGATCCTCTGCTGCTAAGCCAGCTATCGATCCCGATTATTTACCCACTTACATACCAAAAGCGTTTATTCAGCTCTCTCAATCCTTTTTGAATGTAAAGGATATTCTTGGTGCCTGGAAAAGGGTTCATTACGCCTACCAGCAAACGCAATTAAGCTATCCGGTTGATCATTATATAACCATCATTACGCAGACGTTCAAACAGGCGATTTTTGCTAAACAGAATGGCTCGATCAAGAAAACGTTTCTTGGCTACTTTTATGGCGGGATCCTAGCGGCTTTCCAGCAGACCGTACGTAAAGAAGTAATGGATGATCCTGCTAACCTGTATTATGACTGGCTGAACACTTAA
- a CDS encoding DMT family transporter has product MRSVGISLVILAAICWGVSGGIADILMSKGWDPIVISLFRGAVGFGCFFVWFLLRFRQNWTSSPRLYIWSSLAGLGVAGNFTFYFFTIQASSVAVASTLMYTAPVFVLVISFLLRIERPSWLKWGCISGVLIGIIMLTRAYNTDSLSVGLLGVASGLAAGLSYALFIFGFKNASSIGKPQTTLTIAFFSFCLILLLIADMDEAASVMTSNDIGWFLILGVLGAGISFMIYVIGIQWTAPTTASMVAMVEPVTASLFGFLLIGDHLTIIQLLGMAIILVTVIVLSVKPSSASITSTDKREEKAG; this is encoded by the coding sequence GTGAGATCAGTAGGTATAAGCTTGGTTATTCTTGCGGCTATATGCTGGGGCGTTAGTGGAGGAATTGCAGATATTTTAATGAGCAAGGGCTGGGATCCTATCGTGATTTCTCTTTTTCGAGGGGCTGTTGGCTTTGGATGTTTTTTTGTATGGTTTCTTTTACGCTTTAGACAAAATTGGACCTCCTCTCCTCGCTTATACATTTGGTCTTCATTGGCTGGTTTGGGTGTGGCTGGAAATTTCACCTTTTATTTTTTCACGATCCAGGCGTCAAGCGTGGCTGTTGCTTCTACTTTAATGTACACAGCACCGGTGTTTGTCCTTGTCATTTCTTTTTTATTACGAATCGAGCGTCCGAGCTGGTTAAAATGGGGATGCATATCGGGTGTACTTATAGGGATTATCATGCTTACAAGGGCCTACAATACCGATTCGCTATCCGTGGGTTTACTAGGAGTGGCATCCGGGCTTGCTGCAGGTCTTTCCTATGCATTATTCATATTTGGATTTAAGAACGCCTCTTCCATCGGGAAGCCACAGACCACTTTAACCATCGCGTTCTTTTCATTTTGTCTTATCCTTTTGCTTATCGCAGACATGGATGAAGCCGCTAGCGTAATGACCTCAAACGACATCGGCTGGTTTCTTATATTGGGGGTCCTTGGAGCTGGAATTTCATTTATGATTTATGTGATTGGCATTCAGTGGACTGCGCCAACAACCGCTTCCATGGTCGCTATGGTTGAGCCCGTAACCGCTTCCTTATTTGGCTTTCTGCTTATCGGAGATCATTTGACCATTATTCAACTTCTTGGAATGGCAATTATTTTGGTTACGGTTATCGTACTCAGCGTAAAACCCTCTTCAGCCTCCATTACAAGTACTGATAAAAGGGAAGAGAAGGCGGGGTAA
- a CDS encoding DUF488 domain-containing protein has translation MKIYTIGHSDHDKQQFLQMLEAADIEYVADIRALPASRKYPQFNKERMEDWLSEAGVAYQHFSVLGGRRNRSGEIGENLNAGWDNRSFHNYADYTLTKEFQNGLEDLKAEAEGNNLVYMCSERHPSKCHRLLISNWLQASGWDVFHIINDSKGKTEMVGHKLGRWGAMPIVEEDGTVVYPMLEE, from the coding sequence ATGAAAATATATACGATTGGGCATTCCGACCATGACAAGCAACAATTCTTGCAGATGCTTGAGGCTGCAGATATCGAATATGTGGCTGATATCCGTGCCTTGCCTGCCAGCCGGAAATACCCGCAGTTTAACAAGGAAAGAATGGAAGATTGGCTTAGCGAAGCGGGCGTAGCTTACCAGCATTTTTCGGTGCTCGGTGGCAGGCGGAACCGGTCAGGCGAGATTGGGGAGAACCTAAATGCCGGGTGGGACAATCGCTCGTTCCACAACTATGCGGATTATACATTAACGAAAGAGTTTCAAAATGGGCTGGAGGATCTAAAAGCGGAGGCTGAAGGAAACAATCTTGTCTATATGTGCTCCGAACGGCATCCGTCCAAGTGTCACCGCCTGTTGATCAGTAACTGGCTGCAGGCGAGCGGCTGGGATGTTTTTCATATCATTAACGACTCAAAAGGAAAAACAGAGATGGTCGGTCATAAACTTGGCCGGTGGGGTGCGATGCCTATTGTCGAAGAGGATGGAACAGTCGTGTATCCAATGCTTGAGGAGTAA
- a CDS encoding lysozyme family protein, whose product MPKYKLKTKFKKAVSETFVKMILPIILVIAGIYLLTSSNLGDGLTSSTNESTGLSDQVLQYEDEVRKYAKQEGIEEHVDVLLALMMQESGGRGDDPMQASESLCGSVGCIDDPEKSIEQGVSYFADVLERADQDVKLALQSYNFGAGFIHYVMNNGGEYTQELAIEFSAQKYEELKHTGKYDCIREEAEQYDACYGDIYYVNAVLDYYDEEEIQDL is encoded by the coding sequence ATGCCGAAATATAAATTAAAAACAAAATTTAAAAAAGCCGTTTCGGAAACATTCGTGAAAATGATTCTGCCTATCATTCTAGTCATCGCCGGTATTTATCTGCTTACAAGCAGCAATCTGGGAGACGGTTTAACCAGTAGTACCAATGAATCTACAGGCTTGTCCGATCAGGTGCTGCAATATGAAGATGAAGTTCGAAAGTATGCAAAGCAGGAAGGAATAGAAGAACACGTAGATGTGCTGTTAGCGTTAATGATGCAGGAATCGGGTGGAAGAGGAGATGATCCGATGCAAGCTTCCGAATCCTTATGCGGTTCGGTCGGTTGTATTGATGATCCAGAGAAGTCGATCGAACAAGGAGTGTCTTACTTTGCCGATGTGTTGGAGCGGGCTGATCAGGACGTTAAATTAGCGCTTCAATCCTACAATTTTGGCGCGGGTTTTATTCATTATGTCATGAATAACGGTGGAGAATATACTCAGGAATTGGCGATTGAATTCTCAGCGCAGAAATATGAGGAGTTGAAACATACGGGCAAGTACGACTGTATTCGTGAGGAAGCGGAACAGTACGACGCCTGTTATGGGGATATCTATTACGTAAATGCGGTGCTTGATTATTATGATGAAGAAGAAATTCAGGATTTGTAA
- a CDS encoding cupin domain-containing protein, with protein MYYNPYMYPYRYPYDGNVPMYSYDNQPWYWAYPQDYGHTAWRPSQGQGNLPLKDYGPNPFVFDINKATKQNKTFRTALWTGDHLQLTLMSIQPGEDIGLESHPNLDQFLRVEQGQGFVQMGKQKNNLNFTRNVMDDYAIIIPAGMWHNLTNTGNTPLKLYSIYAPPNHPFGTVHATKAEAIAAEE; from the coding sequence GTGTATTATAATCCTTATATGTATCCATATCGTTATCCTTATGATGGAAATGTCCCTATGTACAGTTATGATAATCAGCCTTGGTACTGGGCATACCCTCAGGACTACGGGCATACTGCCTGGCGTCCTTCGCAGGGGCAAGGGAACCTTCCGTTAAAGGATTATGGCCCCAATCCTTTTGTATTTGATATCAATAAAGCCACGAAACAAAATAAAACCTTTCGCACAGCATTATGGACCGGTGACCATCTGCAGTTGACGCTGATGAGTATCCAACCAGGCGAAGATATCGGCTTAGAAAGTCATCCAAATCTCGATCAATTCTTACGTGTTGAGCAGGGCCAGGGGTTTGTGCAGATGGGTAAACAAAAAAACAACCTGAACTTCACAAGAAATGTGATGGACGATTACGCTATTATCATTCCGGCAGGCATGTGGCATAACTTAACGAACACGGGCAATACGCCGCTCAAACTTTACTCGATCTACGCCCCGCCTAACCATCCGTTCGGCACCGTTCATGCTACGAAGGCTGAAGCGATAGCTGCAGAAGAATAA